A region from the Corylus avellana chromosome ca7, CavTom2PMs-1.0 genome encodes:
- the LOC132186485 gene encoding elicitor-responsive protein 3-like produces MPQGTLEVLLVSAKGLQNTEFLSKMDPYVILTCRSQEQRSSVASGQGLEPKWNENFVFTINAGASELNLKIMDKDTFTKDDFVGEATIPLEPLFVQGSLPSTAYSVVKDREYCGEIKVGLTFTIEGDSSWECCTEEAVKYGGWKESSY; encoded by the exons ATGCCACAAGGAACGCTTGAAGTTCTTCTCGTTAGTGCCAAAGGCCTCCAGAACACTGAATTTCTCT CTAAGATGGATCCCTATGTCATTCTCACTTGCCGCTCCCAGGAACAAAGAAGCAGCGTAGCATCAG GTCAAGGATTAGAACCAAAATGGAATGAGAACTTTGTTTTCACAATCAACGCTGGTGCGTCAGAACTCAATCTGAAGATAATGGATAAAGATACTTTCACCAAGGATGATTTTGTTGGAGAAGCGAC CATTCCTTTAGAGCCACTGTTCGTCCAAGGAAGCCTCCCATCAACTGCATACAGTGTTGTCAAGGATCGGGAATATTGTGGAGAAATTAAAGTTGGCCTAACTTTCACTATCGAG GGAGACAGCAGTTGGGAGTGCTGCACAGAGGAAGCTGTGAAGTATGGTGGTTGGAAAGAATCATCTTACTAG
- the LOC132186486 gene encoding uncharacterized protein LOC132186486: protein MEGIKECDSNVEEKGAVSTSPSVSGSSDNGVPKAISVQGRITGPTRRSTKGGWTREEDKILAIAVKEFNGKNWKKIAKRVHGRTDVQCLHRWQKVLDPSLVKGPWSKEEDDLTMKLVAKKGKHKWSEIAKSLPGRIGKQCRERWHNHLNPDIKKTAWTEEEELILIRSHQIYGNKWAEIAKSLHGRTENSIKNHWNCSVRKKAESKEIKRSLDQKVNLKGSAYTCSPETIFDADNASTSSGPSVGQCQESDNNYKGNTFRESHNTDNSGGKRNSKSPVSFCTPPSHNKGASTVECSSAESILRSAARSFNNTPSIIRKRRLQCSRKIDNANDHNDIVCSQEEIIRENFDINSPHLLHLRPCDDRCDINSIVVVTNEKQLFLSPSKSQKLQTDIKKTAWTEEEELILIRSHQIYGNKWAEIAKSLHGRTENSIKNHWNCSVRKKAESKEIKRSLDQKVNLKGSAYTCSPETIFDADNASTSSGPSVGQCQESDNNYKGNTFRESHNTDNSGGKRNSKSPVSFCTPPSHNKGASTVEYSSAESILRSAARSFNNTPSIIRKRRLQCSRKIDNANDHNDIVCSQEEIIRENFDINSPHLLHLRPCDDRCDINSIVVVTNEKQLFLSPSKSQKLQTGSK from the exons ATGGAAGGAATTAAAGAATGTGACAGtaatgtggaagagaagggtgCGGTTTCTACAAGTCCTTCGGTCTCTGGTTCTTCTGATAATGGGGTTCCCAAGGCAATCTCTGTTCAAGG GCGGATAACGGGTCCAACAAGACGATCAACAAAGGGGGGATGGACAAGGGAGGAG GATAAAATATTAGCCATTGCTGTCAAAGAATTCAATGGCAAAAACTGGAAAAAAATTG CTAAACGTGTTCATGGTAGAACTGATGTTCAATGTCTGCATCGGTGGCAGAAGGTTCTCGATCCAAGTCTTGTTAAAGGGCCTTGGAGCAAGGAG GAAGATGATCTCACCATGAAGCTGGTTGCAAAGAAGGGGAAACATAAGTGGTCTGAAATTGCAAAATCCTTGCCAGGCCGGATAGGCAAGCAATGTAGAGAAAG gtgGCATAACCATTTAAATCCAGATATAAAAAAGACTGCATGGACAGAAGAAGAGGAGTTGATACTCATTAGGTCCCATCAGATATATGGGAACAAGTGGGCCGAGATAGCAAAGTCCCTGCATGGAAG GACtgaaaattctataaaaaatCATTGGAACTGCTCAGTGAGGAAGAAAGCGGAGTCTAAGGAGATTAAACGAAGTCTTGATCAGAAAGTGAACTTGAAGGGAAGTGCATACACTTGTTCACCGGAAACAATTTTTGATGCTGACAATGCAAGTACTTCTAGTGGTCCGAGTGTTGGACAATGCCAAGAAAGTGATAATAATTATAAGGGTAACACATTCAGAGAATCACATAACACAG ACAACTCTGGTGGAAAAAGGAATTCAAAAAGTCCAGTTTCATTTTGTACACCACCAAGCCACAATAAAGGAGCAAGCACGGTTGAATGTAGCAGTGCAGAATCCATACTAAGAAGCGCTGCAAGGAGTTTTAACAATACACCATCTATCATAAGAAAACGACGCCTTCAATGTTCTAGGAAAATTGACAATGCAAATGATCACAATGATATTGTTTGTTCACAGGAAGAAATTATCAGAGAAAACTTCGACATTAATAGCCCCCACTTGTTACATCTTCGTCCTTGTGACGACAGATGTGATATCAACAGCATAGTTGTCGTAACAAATGAGAAGCAACTTTTCTTGAGTCCTTCAAAGTCTCAGAAGCTCCAAACAG ATATAAAAAAGACTGCATGGACAGAAGAAGAGGAGTTGATACTCATTAGGTCCCATCAGATATATGGGAACAAGTGGGCCGAGATAGCAAAGTCCCTGCATGGAAG GACtgaaaattctataaaaaatCATTGGAACTGCTCAGTGAGGAAGAAAGCGGAGTCTAAGGAGATTAAACGAAGTCTTGATCAGAAAGTGAACTTGAAGGGAAGTGCATACACTTGTTCACCGGAAACAATTTTTGATGCTGACAATGCAAGTACTTCTAGTGGTCCGAGTGTTGGACAATGCCAAGAAAGTGATAATAATTATAAGGGTAACACATTCAGAGAATCACATAACACAG ACAACTCTGGTGGAAAAAGGAATTCAAAAAGTCCAGTTTCATTTTGTACACCACCAAGCCACAATAAAGGAGCAAGTACGGTTGAATATAGCAGTGCAGAATCCATACTAAGAAGCGCTGCAAGGAGTTTTAACAATACACCATCTATCATAAGAAAACGACGCCTTCAATGTTCTAGGAAAATTGACAATGCAAATGATCACAATGATATTGTTTGTTCGCAGGAAGAAATTATCAGAGAAAACTTCGACATTAATAGCCCCCACTTGTTACATCTTCGTCCATGTGACGACAGATGTGATATCAACAGCATAGTTGTCGTAACAAATGAGAAGCAACTTTTCTTGAGTCCTTCAAAGTCTCAGAAGCTCCAAACAGGTAGTAAATGA
- the LOC132187577 gene encoding uncharacterized protein LOC132187577: MAKPSTTNHHLPESFYGSVKISKDVPSQSVTAIKDLFEDVEISGPIPENCNTKDFYSDLIRGHLKPQRVVRGRVTCLLSVTPAITNVYRSAHGGAVAAIAETVSIACARTVVAEDKELFLGELSMSYLSGARSNEEVIVDGSVLRSGRNLSVVAVDFKLEKTGQLIYAARATFYHTPVAKM; encoded by the exons ATGGCAAAACCCTCCACAACCAATCATCATCTCCCAGAATCATTCTATGGCTCAGTGAAAATCTCCAAGGATGTTCCTTCTCAATCTGTGACTGCGATCAAAGATTTGTTTGAAGACGTAGAAATCTCCGGTCCCATCCCTGAAAATTGCAACACAAAGGACTTCTACTCCGACCTGATCCGCGGCCACCTCAAGCCCCAAAGAGTCGTTCGTGGCCGAGTCACCTGTCTCCTCTCGGTCACACCCGCTATCACT AATGTCTATCGTTCAGCACATGGAGGGGCTGTTGCAGCCATTGCTGAGACGGTGTCAATTGCTTGTGCTCGAACCGTGGTGGCTGAGGATAAAGAACTCTTTCTTGGGGAACTCAGCATGTCATATCTCTCCGGTGCTCGAAGTAAC GAGGAGGTGATTGTTGATGGGTCTGTCTTGAGGAGCGGAAGAAATTTGAGTGTAGTTGCAGTGGATTTCAAACTCGAGAAAACTGGACAGCTGATCTACGCTGCTCGGGCCACCTTCTACCACACGCCGGTTGCCAAGATGTGA